Below is a genomic region from Echinicola rosea.
CAAGGGATGCTGTGACGATAATTTTGGCACCAATAATCCCGACAGTGCCTGGGTGGCCGTCTATGATTATCCTAGCATGGAGCTGGAAAAAGTCATTAAGGATGACAGGACCAGCTATATCGGCCGCTATTTCACAGAAGGGCTAACGGAAGTGGAAAACGGCGATGTCTATGCTTTCTCTTCCGGTGTCGCCACCAATAATGGAGAGGCCAGTTCTACCCTTCCTTCTGCTTTCGTAAGGATCAAAGCTGGCCAAACCGAATTTGACCAAAGCTATTACTTCAACATCGAAGAAGTAGCCGACGGCTATCACGTAACCGACAAGACCTATCTGGGTGACGGCAAATTCGTGGTAAATATGCACAATGAAAAAGGTGCATACACCACAGGAAGCCGTTTGGCCATTGTAAATGTGTACGATGAATCATTCACATGGGTAACTGGCACACCTGATCCTGAAAATGTCCTGAGGGTTACCACTAATAATTATAGCTTAATGGACGGAAATACTGCTTACATTGGCTTCACCACAGAGCAAGGTAGCTGGGTATATGAAGTGGATGCCACTTCAGCCACTGCCACACAAGGCCTGAAAGTGGAAGGCGGTACGATCACGGCCATCAGCAAACTGGATGTTGCGGAATAATTGATATGTTTAAGCTGCCAGACGACACTTCTTGTCTGGCAGCTTTTTTCTATAGCTTACCCACCATATACACCATACTTATGAAACCCTCCACCAATAACAAAAAGAAGAAAAACCGTTCGCTGTTTTATCGTATATCAGCTTGGCTTCATCTTTGGTTAGGACTGGTATCCGGTATTGTAGTAGTCATCATCAGCTTGACGGCTGCGCTGTTGACTTTTGAGGAAGAAATCAGGTTGGTATTGGAAGCCTCCCGTGAAAAAGTCACCAAGCAAGAAGGCCAGGTCCTCTTGCCCCCCTCACAACTTGCCACAGCAGTAAAGGAGAAATATGGTTGGCCGTCGGTGTATGGTGTCATGTACAGAGGTGAAGGCAGAAGTGCCATGATCCCCTATTACCGGGACCGTTCCAATTACCAACAGGCACTGGTAAACCCCTACACGGGTGAAGTCCTTCATAATCGAAAGTTAAACGATGATTTTTTCAGGTTTATGTTGATCGGCCATTATCAGCTATGGTTGCCAAGGTCAATTGGCAAACCTGTAGTAGCTTACAGTACCTTGATTTTTGTCATCACCCTGATCACTGGCCTGATCTTGTGGTGGCCAAAAAAATGGACTCGCGCAACCAAAAATGCCAGTTTCAAGGTTAAATGGCCCGCCACTCCAAAACGCTTCAATTACGACTTGCATAATGTAGTAGGCTTCTATTCACTATTGATTGCATTGGTCCTGGCCCTTACGGGAATGGTATATGGTATGCAGTGGTTCAGGGCTTCCTCCTACTGGGTGGCCTCTGGAGGGGAAACCGAAACTTTTGAACGCATGCATTCGGACACCACTTTGGTGGCAGCGGAAGATCAGATAGATGAAGATGTCCTCTTCACGAACCTGCTCCAAAGCGGCCTGGATCCAGACCAAAACCGCTTTAGTATTTTCTATCCACGGGGAGCGGCGGGAGTCTGGAACATGCAGGTAAATCCCAGTCTTATCAACACCTTCCAAAGCCGCAACCATTATTTCGAACAGGGCAGCCTGCACCTACTAAAAGAAGATCCCGCGTTTTCCACCGCCAATGGCGGAGACCAATTGATGAAGCTCAACTATGACCTTCACCTTGGGCTGATTGGGGGAATCTGGACCAAGATCATCGCTTTCTTGGCATGTCTCATATCTGCCAGCCTACCCATCACAGGGTTTATTATCTGGTGGGGCAAAGAAAAGAAAAAGCGAAAAAACAAGGCAAAATCCAAGCAAAAAGTAAAACAACAAAGGGTTCCTGTTCCAGCTTGATCCCCATATGGATGGCCAATAAAGTGACCTCCTTAAGGATATCAATCAAGTAAATCCAAAAAGCCATTTAACTATTTATTTGAACAAACTAAAAATTACGTTGAATTTTATTATATTGGTCATGAGCTTAAACCAATTTTAATGCAACGATCATGTCAAGAAATTTCAGCCTGCTTTTTTTAGTGATCATCCTGCTATCATGCAGTAAAAAGCCCACGCAACAAGAGGTACTTGAGCAAGCCAGGACCATGATGGCCAATCGTCAGGCGATATCCCATACCACCACCTATCATTGGGAAAATGCCTTAAATGAAATGGACACCTTCAACTATTCCCTTCAACTCGAAAAATATAAAAACGAACATTTTGACTATAATTATATTGCAAAGGGACATCAATCTGACATCATATATATAAGAGGCAACTATTCTAGAATCGACCATAAAGACAGCACCATTTCCTTATATACCGCAGAAGATCTCAAGACCGAGGCACATAAAGATGAAATAAGTTCCATTCGGAACACCATGGCACTTGCCTTTAATCCTATCTTACTATTACAACTGGATCAATGGTCCTATCTTAAGGACACCACTGTAAAAGGAGCCCTTTACCATGATTATTTTTTGGTCAAAATGGATACCGTTATTGATGGGAAAGAAATTTACCTCGAAAACCACCTTTTTATCAATCCCGCAACAAAAAACCCCGACTTCTTTTCTAATAGACTTTACCATAACGGCAGCAGGTCGCAGCTGATCAATGCCTATTTTTCGGATTATGATTTCCACGCTCCCGATGAAAAATTGGACTATCTTCCTCCGGCAAATTATCTCTCCCGATCCGGCAAAAATAAAAATACCGAAAAACGCATTATGCTAAAAGCTGGAGATAAGGCCCCAGGTTTTGAACTCCCTACTCTTGAAGGAAAAACCTTTACACTATCGGACATGAGAGGAAAAAAAGTTTTGCTGGACTTCTCTATGATCAATTGCGGCTGGTGTGCCATCGCACTAGAGCAGTTTACCAAACCAGAATTTAGTTTTAGGTCCAATATAAACCCCATTTACATCAACCCTGTGGACTCCAAAGAGGATGTAAAGAAGTACCAATCCCTCAACAACATCCCATTTCCAATTATCCCCGATGCTGGAGAAATAGGCAAGGCTTACGGTGTAAGTGGCTATCCCTCTTTTTTTCTGATCGATGAAAATGGCTACATCGAAAAGGCCTTTGCAGGATACGATAAGAGCATCCTATTGGGGCTTGGTCAATGATATGCTTAGTCCTCAAAAAAACTGACATGGCATTCCTTGTGGTCCACCAAAAATTCCCCAGTAGAAAAAAGCACCTTATACACACAATAAGGATTGTCAAACACACTGCTGTAACGATTATTTTTTTAATCAGTTTTTTATAGTTAATTACCGCCTATAAATAAACCTGTTTTACCCAAATTAGGTTTTTTAGACCTATATAAACATTATTCCCAGTGAAAGACCACCAACAAATCTTCCAGCAAAACAACAAAATACTGCAGACCTTGTTAAAACTCGCCAATAGCAATCGTGGTTTTATTGGAGTGATCAAGGAAGGTGGTCTCAATCTTTTGGCAGTCACCAACTTGGACGAAAACACCCTTCATCTCCATGAAGAACCACTAATTGACCTGATCAATACGGCTGAAAAAACCGGGGCAACTACCTTACCTTTCAATATCGGAAAAGTGTCTTCCCAACCGGGTATTATCGCTCCTTTTTCCACTGGCCAAAGCGGCACCAAAGGAGCCGTTTTTCTGTTGGATGTCGAAGGGGATGCAAATGACGCAGCCCCGTGGGAAGAAATAAGCATACTCACTGAGGCATTGGCAGAAAAGCACTTTTCACCGGGACCTTCACCGAATGTCCATTATGCAGAAAATCAGTTCAGAGATTTTTTCGAAAATTCCATGGGACTTATGTGCGCCCATGACCTCCAAGGAAATTTCCTCATGGCCAATAAGGCAAGTGCCCATAGTCTTGGTTATAATCAAAAAGACCTGATCGGGAAATCACTTCATGATATTATCCCAGTCCAACACCATGAATTGCTAAAACAATACCTGCAGAACATTCAACACCACGGAAAAAGCCAAGGGACCATGCGGGTGCAGCATATCAACGGGTCTGGCAGAATATGGCTATACAGTAATATTCTCCTGAAAGACCACAAAGGGGCTCCATATGTCCTCGGCAACGCGCTGGACATCACTGAGCGTTACCAACTGGAGCGGGAATACGACAGGTTGAAAGAAATGCTTGAGCAGACCAATAGTGTTGCCCGTGTGGGTGGCTGGGAAGTGGATCTAAAGGACAACACCATATTTTGGTCCAAGGTTACCCGAGAAATCCACGAAGTACCTGATGACTTTGTTCCCGATACTGCAAAGGCCATAGAATTTTATAAGGAAGGAAAACACCGTCAAGCCATCCAACAGGCATTCGAAAATGCCGTCCGCAAAAATGAACCATACGACCTGGAACTCATTTTGGTCACTGCAAACGGCAAAGAAGTATGGACACGCGCCATTGGCCAGCCGGAATCAATCAATGGTGAATGCGTTCGGATCTTTGGCACCTTTCAGGACATTACTGCACAAAAGGAGGCAGAACTGGAAATTATCAGGTCAAAAAACCTCCTTGAAGATGTCTTAAATGCCTCCTCTGAGATCAGCATCATTGCCACTGACAAAAACGGCTTGATTAGTCTTTTTAACAAAGGTGCTGAAAAAATGTTGGGCTATTCTGCAGAAGAGATGATTGGAAAACAAAGCCCGGCCATCATCCATGATCCTGAAGAAATAGCAGAAAGGGGTCAAGAGCTGAGCGATAAATATCATCAAGAAATCAGCGGGTTCGAGGTTTTTGTTTATTTACCGGAATTAAAAGGTGCTGAGGAACGTGAGTGGACCTACATCCGAAAGGACGGTCGCAAACTGTATGTTTCCCTAGCAGTGACCTCCATGCGAAATGAAGAAGGAGAAATCACCGGATACCTTGGCATGGCTACAGACATCACAGAACGGAAGCATGCAGAACAGGCACTAACCATCGAAAAGGCACGGTTAAACGCATTTGTCTCCCATGCCCCAGCTGCCGTTGCCATGTTTGATAAGGAAATCCAATATATTGCCTATAGTAACAGGTGGGTAGAGGAATATCAGCTGGAAGGGACAGACCTTTCCGGAAAATCGCATTATGAAGTGTTTGGCACCATTTCCGAGGAATGGAAAGCTATCCATGCCCGCAGCCTTAAAGGAGAAGTCATTCGCAATGAGGAAGATCGATGGCGGCCCGATGGCTGGGATCACGACCAATTCCTTCGCTGGGAAGTTCGCCCTTGGCACTACTATGATGGCAGTATAGGAGGCATTATGATGCTTACCCAGGACATCACTGAGACCTGCCTGCAAAGAGAGGAATTAAAAAAAGCAAAAATCCTTGCCGAACAGGCCAGTAAAGCCAAATCGGAATTTCTTGCCAACATGAGCCATGAAATCCGAACCCCTCTTAACGGTGTGATAGGGTTTACAGATCTGGTACTAAAAACAGACCTTTCCGACACACAGGAGCAATACCTATCTATTGTCAATCAGTCCGGCAATGCCCTGCTCAATATCATCAATGATATTTTGGACTTCTCCAAAATCGAGGCCGGTAAACTGGAACTGGATATTGATAGGTGTGACTTGTACGAACTCACCGAACAGGCCAGTGACATCATCACGTATGAGGTACACAAAAAGGGACTGGAGATGTTATTGAATATCCATCCCGATACACCTAGATATATATGGACTGACAGCGTGCGGTTAAAACAAATATTGGTAAACTTACTTGGAAATGCCTCCAAGTTTACCGAAACCGGCGAAATAGAACTGCAGCTCCATCCTGCTTCCCAAATAAATGAGGAAAATGAAATCACACTACGTTTTGCTGTAAGGGATACGGGAATAGGGATCAAAGAGGAAAAACAGCAAAAAATATTTGAAGCCTTTTCACAAGAGGATATAAGCACTACCAAAAAATACGGAGGTACCGGCCTCGGCCTGACCATTTCCAATAGCCTCCTCTTGATGATGGACAGTGGACTGAAGCTCAAAAGCAGGGTAGGCGAAGGGAGTACATTCTACTTTGACCTGACGGTCAAATCAGAACAGGAAGAATCCGACCATATGGATGAAAATATTGATATCCAAAAGGTCCTTATCGTAGATGACAACGATAACAACAGGATGATACTGGAGCGGATGCTGTCCCTACGGGGAATCGAATCGATCCAAGCAAAAAATGGATTTGAAGCACTACAGAAATTGGTAGAAGAAGGCAGGTTTGATGTGATCCTGATGGATTATCACATGCCCTATATGAACGGTATAGAAACCATACGCAAAATCCGCGAAATTGTCGAACACCAACCCATTATCTTTTTGCACAGTTCTTCAGATGACGACACAATCCTCAAAGCCTGCAAGGAACTGGGGGGACGCAAAAAACTAATCAAGCCCATCAAGCTGCAAGAAATGTACAATGCATTGCTCACCATTAACAAAAAGCAGGATCATCAAAAAGCAACCCAAACAACTTTTAGCGAAAACCACTTCCCTGAAGACACCACCGTCCTCCTTGTAGAAGACAATAGTATCAACATGCTTTTGGCCAAAACAGTCATCCATAACCTCTCACCTACCACCAGAATCCTAGAGGCCACAAATGGATTAGAAGCGCTTGCAGTGATGGAAACTGAAATTCCAGCAGTAGTTTTTATGGATGTCCAAATGCCCGAGATGAACGGTTATGAAGCAACGCAAGCCATTCGAGATAAATACAATAAACATAATATCCTGATCATTGCCCTGACTGCCGGAAATGTAAAGGGCGAAAAAGAAAAGTGCCTACAAGCTGGCATGAATGATTTTATCGCCAAGCCATTCGTGGAAGCTGATGTCATTAATTTGCTAAAAAAGTGGAATATCAACAAGGGAAATGATGAGCTCGCCACCACCAATACAAATGCTCATGGCGATCCCCAAAAACAGTTTGATCTTGAAAAATTCCAAGCCGTACTAGGTTTTCCTGATTTGGAAAGTGAAATGTTCCAGGTGATTCTAAAATCGGGCTTGAAGGAATTGGGAAAATCTAAAATTCAGCTGGAGGAAATCCTTTCTTCAAAGGGAGAGGGCCTTTCCATTGCTGCCCACAAACTCTACAGTACCGCCAGTGCCATGTACCTGACCCCGCTAGCCCAACTCAGCTCCAAAATGGAGACCCGAAAGGACTTTGATTTTGCTGATCCAAGCCTTGAAAATGAAATAATGATTATTCTAGCGGAAATCGACAATGCTAGCATATTGATTGATGAGGTTATTAAATAATAAACCCGCACTTTAGGTAAGGGCAAGTGACACCCGAGCCGCTGCACGATGTACTGGTTTGAATATTTATAATTTCTTCGAACGAACATCGGAAAAGCTGAAAGCAAAACCATAAGGGCGATCTGAAGATGCAGGGCAAACGCATTTAGTGTTTTGAAGGGGAAAAATTTTTGTGTAAGCATGACTATCATCCG
It encodes:
- a CDS encoding DUF4374 domain-containing protein yields the protein MRTRLNNWLGAGALAAFTLMGCTNDDGPDGPGNVSERFVIASTPTTASDGVADYLLTAESLTSGTISTVGNGIEQDGTYRYYITINNKFFSLLYGQGNPGAVTTYQLNNQGQLAKLSDFQAETVQAFAEIDDDLLMMKIPRSGAEDATWYQMDTDMLQITGDGLTNIVDVANNGERAHFTWLTQVGDKVYAPYMSIKGCCDDNFGTNNPDSAWVAVYDYPSMELEKVIKDDRTSYIGRYFTEGLTEVENGDVYAFSSGVATNNGEASSTLPSAFVRIKAGQTEFDQSYYFNIEEVADGYHVTDKTYLGDGKFVVNMHNEKGAYTTGSRLAIVNVYDESFTWVTGTPDPENVLRVTTNNYSLMDGNTAYIGFTTEQGSWVYEVDATSATATQGLKVEGGTITAISKLDVAE
- a CDS encoding PepSY-associated TM helix domain-containing protein, whose amino-acid sequence is MKPSTNNKKKKNRSLFYRISAWLHLWLGLVSGIVVVIISLTAALLTFEEEIRLVLEASREKVTKQEGQVLLPPSQLATAVKEKYGWPSVYGVMYRGEGRSAMIPYYRDRSNYQQALVNPYTGEVLHNRKLNDDFFRFMLIGHYQLWLPRSIGKPVVAYSTLIFVITLITGLILWWPKKWTRATKNASFKVKWPATPKRFNYDLHNVVGFYSLLIALVLALTGMVYGMQWFRASSYWVASGGETETFERMHSDTTLVAAEDQIDEDVLFTNLLQSGLDPDQNRFSIFYPRGAAGVWNMQVNPSLINTFQSRNHYFEQGSLHLLKEDPAFSTANGGDQLMKLNYDLHLGLIGGIWTKIIAFLACLISASLPITGFIIWWGKEKKKRKNKAKSKQKVKQQRVPVPA
- a CDS encoding peroxiredoxin family protein; translated protein: MSRNFSLLFLVIILLSCSKKPTQQEVLEQARTMMANRQAISHTTTYHWENALNEMDTFNYSLQLEKYKNEHFDYNYIAKGHQSDIIYIRGNYSRIDHKDSTISLYTAEDLKTEAHKDEISSIRNTMALAFNPILLLQLDQWSYLKDTTVKGALYHDYFLVKMDTVIDGKEIYLENHLFINPATKNPDFFSNRLYHNGSRSQLINAYFSDYDFHAPDEKLDYLPPANYLSRSGKNKNTEKRIMLKAGDKAPGFELPTLEGKTFTLSDMRGKKVLLDFSMINCGWCAIALEQFTKPEFSFRSNINPIYINPVDSKEDVKKYQSLNNIPFPIIPDAGEIGKAYGVSGYPSFFLIDENGYIEKAFAGYDKSILLGLGQ
- a CDS encoding PAS domain-containing hybrid sensor histidine kinase/response regulator codes for the protein MKDHQQIFQQNNKILQTLLKLANSNRGFIGVIKEGGLNLLAVTNLDENTLHLHEEPLIDLINTAEKTGATTLPFNIGKVSSQPGIIAPFSTGQSGTKGAVFLLDVEGDANDAAPWEEISILTEALAEKHFSPGPSPNVHYAENQFRDFFENSMGLMCAHDLQGNFLMANKASAHSLGYNQKDLIGKSLHDIIPVQHHELLKQYLQNIQHHGKSQGTMRVQHINGSGRIWLYSNILLKDHKGAPYVLGNALDITERYQLEREYDRLKEMLEQTNSVARVGGWEVDLKDNTIFWSKVTREIHEVPDDFVPDTAKAIEFYKEGKHRQAIQQAFENAVRKNEPYDLELILVTANGKEVWTRAIGQPESINGECVRIFGTFQDITAQKEAELEIIRSKNLLEDVLNASSEISIIATDKNGLISLFNKGAEKMLGYSAEEMIGKQSPAIIHDPEEIAERGQELSDKYHQEISGFEVFVYLPELKGAEEREWTYIRKDGRKLYVSLAVTSMRNEEGEITGYLGMATDITERKHAEQALTIEKARLNAFVSHAPAAVAMFDKEIQYIAYSNRWVEEYQLEGTDLSGKSHYEVFGTISEEWKAIHARSLKGEVIRNEEDRWRPDGWDHDQFLRWEVRPWHYYDGSIGGIMMLTQDITETCLQREELKKAKILAEQASKAKSEFLANMSHEIRTPLNGVIGFTDLVLKTDLSDTQEQYLSIVNQSGNALLNIINDILDFSKIEAGKLELDIDRCDLYELTEQASDIITYEVHKKGLEMLLNIHPDTPRYIWTDSVRLKQILVNLLGNASKFTETGEIELQLHPASQINEENEITLRFAVRDTGIGIKEEKQQKIFEAFSQEDISTTKKYGGTGLGLTISNSLLLMMDSGLKLKSRVGEGSTFYFDLTVKSEQEESDHMDENIDIQKVLIVDDNDNNRMILERMLSLRGIESIQAKNGFEALQKLVEEGRFDVILMDYHMPYMNGIETIRKIREIVEHQPIIFLHSSSDDDTILKACKELGGRKKLIKPIKLQEMYNALLTINKKQDHQKATQTTFSENHFPEDTTVLLVEDNSINMLLAKTVIHNLSPTTRILEATNGLEALAVMETEIPAVVFMDVQMPEMNGYEATQAIRDKYNKHNILIIALTAGNVKGEKEKCLQAGMNDFIAKPFVEADVINLLKKWNINKGNDELATTNTNAHGDPQKQFDLEKFQAVLGFPDLESEMFQVILKSGLKELGKSKIQLEEILSSKGEGLSIAAHKLYSTASAMYLTPLAQLSSKMETRKDFDFADPSLENEIMIILAEIDNASILIDEVIK